Proteins from a genomic interval of Tiliqua scincoides isolate rTilSci1 chromosome 11, rTilSci1.hap2, whole genome shotgun sequence:
- the SFTPC gene encoding surfactant protein C, protein MNELHLTRKPARVQRGTQNQEPGAGEKTNKMESDSKKILLMESPPDYLASSPRLPGLPCKKLLIGVVVVVVIVLVVLAFGLMGLRITEKHTETVLQMTIQGLDGKGSPQHLSMSQEERLATFQVRVNANSSATVVYDFVNLLIGYRSWPGQSCYVTRMHKENIQSLKVVVKDFHNAQLKPHTQNEEEEEGLPRPLADRSAMGTTINILCSDIPVFWT, encoded by the exons ATGAATGAGCTGCACTTGACCAGG AAACCTGCCAGGGTGCAAAGAGGAACACAGAACCAAGAGCCAGGAGCTGGTGAGAAAACTAACAAGATGGAGAGTGACAGCAAGAAGATTCTTCTAATGGAGTCACCGCCG GATTATTTGGCATCGTCCCCCAGGCTTCCTGGACTCCCTTGCAAGAAGCTCTTGATTGGGGTGGTGGTCGTGGTGGTGATTGTTCTGGTCGTCCTTGCCTTTGGGCTGATGGGGCTGCGTATCACAGAGAAGCACACTGAAACG GTTCTGCAAATGACCATTCAGGGTCTGGATGGGAAAGGCTCCCCACAGCATCTTTCCATGAGccaggaggagaggctggcaaCGTTTCAAGTCCGCGTGAATGCCAACTCGTCTGCTACGGTGGTCTATGACTTCGTGAAT CTCCTGATCGGCTACAGATCTTGGCCAGGGCAATCGTGCTACGTCACCAGAATGCATAAGGAGAACATTCAAAGCCTGAAAGTGGTTGTCAAGGACTTCCATAATGCTCAG TTGAAACCTCACACACagaatgaggaggaagaggaaggtctTCCCCGCCCGCTGGCTGACCGTTCTGCCATGGGCACTACCATTAACATCCTCTGCAGCGACATCCCTGTCTTCTGGACTTAG